A region from the Vibrio rumoiensis genome encodes:
- a CDS encoding alginate lyase family protein: MKKSLLATAILASTCFFSNALYAADINFISYDGDILAKNKAELTDSNPALKKLVSLANKALKVEIDPVTNKTLVSASGDKHDYFSFGPYWWPNPDTKDGLPYIRRDGEYNMDTKTAATDKMRMIRFAKDVENLGLAYYFTDNKAYAEKAKQQLDAWFVNPKTRMNPNMDHAQAIPGRVDGRGIGIIDSRLLIGVMDSVEMIRPTMTDKEYNAVVKWYADFRDWLVTSRNGFEEDNWHNNHGSWYDAQVVAFSLFTHDMDLAKKRLEITQMRRIGGQFDIEGKQGAELERTKPWHYSNFNLEAYNLLGRYGELAKVDVWNYSIDKHSLQNGYNFVAKNVVNTDTWDYKGLKERDVNIAYENMLNAKRAYKDPIFDKAVEKLESANKSDIENLLYK, encoded by the coding sequence ATGAAAAAGTCACTACTTGCTACTGCAATTTTAGCTTCAACTTGCTTTTTTTCTAACGCACTTTATGCCGCCGATATTAACTTTATCTCTTACGATGGCGACATTCTTGCGAAAAATAAAGCTGAACTGACTGACAGTAACCCTGCTCTCAAAAAATTAGTCTCGCTAGCCAATAAAGCTTTAAAGGTTGAAATCGATCCCGTAACCAACAAAACGTTAGTTTCTGCCAGTGGTGACAAGCATGATTACTTCAGTTTCGGTCCTTACTGGTGGCCAAACCCAGACACCAAAGATGGATTACCTTATATTCGTCGTGATGGTGAATACAACATGGATACTAAAACGGCTGCTACTGATAAAATGCGCATGATCCGTTTCGCTAAAGATGTGGAAAACTTGGGTCTCGCTTATTATTTTACCGATAATAAAGCTTATGCAGAAAAAGCAAAGCAGCAACTTGATGCATGGTTTGTTAATCCAAAAACAAGAATGAATCCAAATATGGATCACGCACAAGCGATCCCTGGACGTGTCGACGGTCGTGGTATTGGTATTATTGACAGCCGTCTATTAATTGGCGTGATGGATTCAGTAGAAATGATACGTCCAACCATGACAGATAAAGAATACAACGCCGTGGTGAAATGGTATGCCGACTTCCGAGATTGGCTAGTGACAAGCCGTAATGGATTTGAAGAAGATAACTGGCATAACAATCACGGCTCATGGTATGACGCACAAGTGGTGGCATTCTCATTATTTACACATGATATGGACCTTGCTAAAAAACGTTTAGAAATCACACAAATGCGTCGAATCGGTGGGCAATTCGATATTGAAGGAAAGCAAGGTGCTGAGCTAGAACGTACTAAGCCTTGGCACTATTCTAACTTTAACCTTGAAGCATATAATTTATTAGGCCGTTACGGTGAACTTGCTAAAGTTGATGTATGGAACTACAGCATCGATAAACACTCACTGCAAAATGGTTATAACTTTGTCGCAAAAAATGTGGTTAATACCGACACTTGGGATTACAAAGGCCTAAAAGAACGTGACGTAAATATTGCGTACGAGAACATGCTAAACGCTAAACGCGCTTATAAAGACCCAATTTTCGATAAAGCGGTAGAAAAACTAGAGTCCGCGAATAAGTCCGACATCGAAAACCTGCTTTATAAATAA
- a CDS encoding cupin domain-containing protein, whose amino-acid sequence MFIYNKEVKLEDLGNGVSRKILAYSDNVMSVEVYFEDGAIGALHNHPHEQVTYVLSGEFEFTIGEQTKIVKAGDALYKEPNIMHGCTCLKAGVLLDTFTPMRKDFISQ is encoded by the coding sequence ATGTTTATTTATAATAAAGAAGTTAAATTAGAAGATCTCGGCAACGGCGTTTCTCGTAAAATTCTAGCCTATAGTGACAATGTCATGTCGGTTGAAGTGTATTTTGAAGATGGGGCGATTGGTGCATTACATAATCACCCACACGAGCAAGTTACTTACGTACTTTCTGGCGAATTTGAGTTCACCATTGGCGAACAAACCAAGATAGTCAAAGCCGGTGATGCGTTGTATAAAGAACCCAATATTATGCACGGTTGCACATGCTTAAAAGCTGGTGTGTTACTCGATACCTTTACACCAATGCGTAAAGACTTTATCAGCCAATAA
- a CDS encoding bifunctional 4-hydroxy-2-oxoglutarate aldolase/2-dehydro-3-deoxy-phosphogluconate aldolase, with translation MKTLNQRLSKIKVVPVIAIHDADKAVKLAQVLVENGLPCAEVTFRTPAAAQAIKNMRAAYPDMLIGSGTVLTAKQVDESIEAGVDFIVSPGFNPTTVKYCQQRGVPIIPGVNNPSLVEQAMEMGLHTLKFFPAEPSGGVNMLKALTAVYPITFMPTGGVNPKNVNDYLAIPAVIACGGTWMIPNDLIENEKWDELAKLIAEVATVLK, from the coding sequence ATGAAAACCTTAAATCAACGCCTTAGTAAAATTAAAGTTGTACCTGTGATCGCGATTCATGATGCAGACAAAGCCGTTAAGCTCGCGCAAGTACTGGTTGAAAACGGGCTCCCATGCGCAGAAGTCACCTTTCGCACACCCGCAGCAGCCCAAGCGATAAAAAATATGCGTGCGGCTTATCCTGACATGTTAATTGGCTCTGGTACCGTTTTAACTGCAAAGCAAGTAGATGAATCAATTGAAGCCGGTGTGGATTTTATAGTTAGCCCAGGCTTTAATCCAACCACAGTCAAATATTGTCAGCAACGTGGCGTACCAATCATTCCTGGTGTCAATAACCCAAGCCTGGTTGAGCAAGCGATGGAGATGGGCTTACACACTTTGAAGTTTTTTCCAGCGGAGCCCTCTGGTGGCGTGAATATGCTGAAAGCCTTAACCGCGGTTTACCCTATTACCTTTATGCCAACAGGTGGAGTGAATCCTAAAAACGTCAATGATTACCTCGCGATCCCAGCGGTTATTGCTTGTGGGGGGACTTGGATGATCCCGAACGATTTAATCGAGAATGAAAAATGGGATGAGTTAGCAAAATTAATTGCCGAAGTGGCGACTGTTTTAAAATAG
- the kduD gene encoding 2-dehydro-3-deoxy-D-gluconate 5-dehydrogenase KduD produces MILNAFNLKGKVAIVTGCDTGLGQGMALGLAQAGCKVVGVNYTAPEETIELMNAGGHTFLDVRANLLKQDDIPTIIEKALAEFGQIDILVNNAGIIRREDAIEFSEQNWDDVMNINSKTVFFMSQAVAKQFIAQGNGGKIINIASMLSFQGGIRVPSYTASKSAVMGITRAMANEWAKHGINVNAIAPGYMATNNTAALLADEERSKAILERIPADRWGTPADVAGPCVFLASDAASYINGYTIAVDGGWLAR; encoded by the coding sequence ATGATTCTGAATGCATTTAATCTTAAAGGTAAAGTAGCAATTGTTACTGGTTGTGATACTGGTCTTGGTCAAGGCATGGCTCTAGGGCTAGCACAAGCAGGCTGTAAAGTGGTTGGTGTTAACTACACCGCACCAGAAGAAACCATCGAGCTAATGAACGCAGGTGGTCACACTTTCCTTGATGTTCGTGCAAACCTTCTAAAGCAAGACGACATCCCAACAATTATTGAGAAAGCACTGGCTGAATTTGGCCAAATTGACATCTTAGTAAACAACGCCGGTATCATTCGCCGTGAAGATGCTATCGAGTTCTCTGAGCAGAACTGGGATGATGTCATGAACATCAACTCTAAAACCGTATTCTTCATGTCTCAAGCGGTTGCTAAGCAATTCATCGCTCAAGGCAATGGCGGTAAGATCATCAACATCGCATCAATGCTTTCTTTCCAAGGTGGTATCCGCGTACCTTCTTACACTGCATCAAAAAGTGCAGTTATGGGTATCACTCGCGCCATGGCCAATGAATGGGCAAAACATGGTATTAACGTCAATGCTATTGCCCCTGGTTACATGGCAACCAACAATACCGCAGCACTGCTTGCTGATGAAGAACGTAGCAAAGCTATTTTAGAGCGTATTCCTGCTGATCGTTGGGGAACACCTGCCGATGTTGCTGGTCCTTGTGTATTCTTAGCATCGGATGCTGCAAGCTACATTAACGGCTACACTATTGCAGTTGATGGCGGTTGGTTAGCTCGTTAA
- a CDS encoding DUF294 nucleotidyltransferase-like domain-containing protein, producing the protein MSNALLPNIYDFVVRIDPFDKLPESVVKEVVSKVKITYLSKGEEIHFSSNCEERFLYIIRTGAVEQRMKDGSLRARLGEDDQFGFTFLEPLADSEDGYTAVALTDSLLYLIPHSTLQNLLKENPQFSEYFDTRARARLNSALYRVTPDNKGPYYRKVSEIASENIAIVDKNTSIKQVASYMCGEMRSSCAVVKDCNDIVGVITDRDMTTRVVSQGIDTEQPILMVMTTNPQLIHSDATVLEAISLMMQFNIRCLPVVQGQKVIGLITTTHLVHNHRTQALFLIEKIKYSNSIESLKTLKEERQTIFSSLVESQVGSHIVSSVMSMIMDAFNRRIIQLAQETLGPAPCDYAWIVAGSHARNEVHLLSDQDSALILDDSATSADMAYFTHLAMIVCNGLDACGYPLCDGKYMAATPKWCQPLSRWKEYYRKWVSTPEYNKLLNISVFLEVRSLYGNAELATELQQHLHDCIEQSHRFIPSLVRDAIDTQPPLGIFNNLVLEKTGDNSRTLNIKKYALNLIIDLARIYSLSAKGTLTGTEERFEWAYQQGVMTEQSYKNIIGAYRFITQVRFTHQNESLKLGNKPDNHIDPQTFSSFERKHLKDAFKIINELQDGAKLRFTKG; encoded by the coding sequence ATGAGTAATGCTTTATTACCTAACATTTATGATTTTGTGGTACGTATTGATCCTTTCGATAAGTTACCAGAATCAGTGGTTAAGGAAGTCGTTAGTAAAGTTAAGATCACCTATTTATCAAAAGGTGAAGAAATTCATTTTAGCTCGAATTGTGAAGAGCGCTTTCTTTACATTATTCGTACCGGTGCCGTTGAGCAGCGGATGAAAGATGGCTCATTACGAGCAAGGCTAGGGGAAGATGATCAGTTCGGGTTTACTTTCTTAGAACCACTGGCCGACAGTGAAGATGGTTACACAGCCGTCGCGTTGACAGATAGCTTACTCTACCTTATCCCTCATTCGACTTTACAAAATCTTCTTAAAGAGAACCCTCAGTTTTCTGAATATTTTGACACTCGAGCTCGGGCAAGGTTGAACTCAGCGCTTTATCGGGTTACTCCTGATAATAAAGGGCCTTATTACCGTAAGGTTTCCGAGATCGCGAGTGAAAACATCGCAATAGTGGATAAAAATACCAGCATTAAACAAGTCGCTTCTTATATGTGTGGCGAAATGCGTTCGTCTTGTGCGGTGGTGAAAGATTGCAATGATATTGTTGGTGTGATTACGGATAGAGACATGACCACGAGAGTCGTGTCACAAGGCATCGATACCGAGCAACCTATTTTGATGGTGATGACGACGAATCCTCAGTTGATTCATTCCGATGCGACGGTTTTAGAAGCCATCTCATTAATGATGCAATTTAATATTCGTTGCTTGCCAGTCGTTCAAGGTCAAAAAGTGATTGGCTTGATTACCACGACTCATCTGGTTCATAACCATAGAACCCAAGCGTTATTCTTAATTGAAAAGATTAAATACTCCAATTCCATTGAGTCACTTAAAACACTAAAAGAAGAGCGCCAAACCATTTTCTCTTCTTTAGTAGAAAGCCAGGTAGGTTCACATATCGTTTCTTCGGTAATGTCGATGATAATGGATGCCTTTAATCGACGTATTATTCAACTAGCACAAGAAACGTTGGGTCCTGCACCGTGCGATTATGCTTGGATTGTTGCTGGATCACATGCACGTAATGAAGTGCATTTGTTATCCGATCAAGATAGTGCGCTCATCCTTGATGACTCTGCAACCTCAGCTGATATGGCATATTTCACACATCTAGCCATGATCGTCTGTAATGGGTTGGATGCCTGTGGTTATCCGTTGTGCGATGGTAAGTACATGGCTGCAACGCCGAAATGGTGCCAACCTTTGTCTCGCTGGAAAGAATATTATCGTAAATGGGTCAGCACCCCTGAATATAACAAACTACTGAATATCAGCGTGTTTTTAGAAGTGCGCTCTTTGTATGGTAATGCTGAGTTGGCCACTGAGTTACAACAGCATTTACATGATTGCATAGAACAAAGTCACCGTTTTATTCCGTCATTGGTACGTGATGCGATTGATACCCAACCACCACTTGGCATTTTCAATAATCTAGTACTCGAAAAAACCGGAGATAACAGCCGTACACTAAATATTAAAAAATACGCTTTAAACCTGATTATTGATTTAGCACGTATTTATAGTCTCTCGGCAAAGGGTACGCTCACGGGAACGGAAGAGCGCTTTGAGTGGGCATATCAACAAGGCGTGATGACCGAGCAAAGCTATAAAAATATCATTGGTGCTTATCGCTTTATCACTCAAGTTCGTTTTACTCACCAAAATGAGTCGTTGAAATTGGGTAACAAGCCGGATAACCATATTGATCCACAAACATTCAGTAGTTTTGAACGTAAGCATTTAAAAGATGCCTTCAAGATCATCAATGAGCTACAAGATGGCGCAAAACTTCGCTTTACCAAAGGATAG
- the kdgR gene encoding DNA-binding transcriptional regulator KdgR, which produces MDKGKQPDAVSSVMKLFGILQALGEQKDIGITELSQRLMMSKSTTYRFLQTMKMLGFVDQEGEADKYSLTLKLFEVGAKSLEYVDIISLADKEMRYISEQTNEALHLGALDMDHIIYTHKIDSNYNLRMQSRIGRRNPLYSTAIGKVLLADRTEEFVRETLKDVEFIKHTEKTHENVDQLLAELKIVKQQGYAEDNEEQEPGLRCIGAPVYDRFGHVIAGLSISFPTIRFDENRMSYYVDLLQTACKNISEHLGYHEYPMSKAS; this is translated from the coding sequence ATGGATAAAGGAAAGCAACCCGATGCCGTTTCATCAGTGATGAAACTATTTGGTATTTTGCAAGCCTTGGGTGAGCAAAAAGATATCGGCATCACTGAGTTATCCCAGCGTCTAATGATGTCAAAAAGTACGACATATCGTTTTTTACAGACAATGAAAATGTTGGGTTTTGTGGATCAAGAAGGTGAAGCAGATAAGTATTCATTAACCTTGAAGCTTTTTGAAGTAGGCGCTAAGTCTTTAGAGTATGTGGATATTATTTCACTTGCTGACAAAGAGATGAGATACATTTCTGAGCAAACCAACGAAGCGTTGCACTTAGGTGCCCTAGACATGGACCATATTATTTATACGCATAAAATAGACTCTAACTATAATCTGCGTATGCAATCTCGTATTGGTCGTCGTAATCCTCTTTATAGTACGGCAATTGGTAAGGTTCTGTTGGCTGATCGCACTGAGGAGTTTGTGCGTGAAACATTGAAAGATGTTGAATTTATTAAGCACACAGAAAAAACCCATGAAAATGTTGATCAACTATTGGCTGAATTAAAAATAGTAAAACAACAAGGGTATGCGGAAGATAATGAAGAACAAGAGCCTGGTTTGCGTTGTATTGGCGCACCAGTGTATGACCGTTTTGGTCATGTGATCGCAGGGTTATCGATTTCTTTCCCGACGATTCGTTTTGATGAAAACAGAATGTCTTATTATGTCGATTTACTGCAAACGGCTTGTAAAAATATCTCAGAGCATTTGGGATATCACGAATATCCAATGTCTAAAGCATCGTAA
- a CDS encoding IS3 family transposase (programmed frameshift) has product MNTKRQYRTYTKAFKEEAVGLITEQGYSVAQAAEALGVAQNLLYTWKQKADELENSSVNADEKTELLALRKEVKQLRMEKEILKKGQRLLCERNEIKFQFIREHRSRFPTKMLCNSLKMSRSAFYDWLARPAQIITEQELNLYRVAKRLFKRSRQSLGSRQLAKKLRKEGFDVGRYRTRTIMRKLGLVVRQRRAYKVTTTRKHSDSVANNILKQQFNPTEPNTVWAGDVTYLRTHQGWMYLAIVMDLHSRRIVGWALSSRMTVGLVERALQMAITLRKPKKGLLFHSDRGSQYTSKSFQNLLQAHGITSSMSSVGACLDNAVVERFFGSLKNEWLLNIVHLTREAMKEDVVEYIRYYNHERLHTTLGDLTPIDYEKSQSKVSG; this is encoded by the exons ATGAATACAAAACGTCAATATCGAACTTATACGAAAGCATTCAAAGAAGAAGCGGTCGGACTCATCACTGAGCAAGGTTACTCCGTTGCTCAAGCTGCTGAAGCATTGGGGGTTGCACAAAACCTACTTTATACTTGGAAACAGAAAGCTGATGAGTTAGAAAATTCATCTGTTAATGCTGATGAAAAGACTGAATTACTGGCTTTAAGGAAAGAAGTAAAACAACTCAGGATGGAGAAAGAGATCCTAAAAAAAG GCCAGCGCCTTCTTTGCGAAAGAAATGAAATAAAATTTCAATTTATTCGAGAGCATCGCTCTCGATTTCCAACAAAAATGCTTTGTAATAGCCTAAAAATGAGTCGCAGCGCATTTTATGATTGGTTAGCAAGACCTGCTCAGATAATTACTGAGCAAGAGCTTAATTTATATCGAGTGGCTAAGCGACTTTTTAAACGCAGTCGTCAAAGTTTAGGCTCTCGTCAATTAGCTAAGAAATTACGCAAAGAAGGCTTTGATGTCGGTCGTTACCGTACTCGTACCATTATGAGAAAGCTCGGACTTGTTGTTCGACAGCGGAGAGCTTATAAGGTCACAACGACACGAAAGCACAGTGATTCTGTTGCTAATAATATATTAAAACAGCAATTTAACCCTACGGAGCCAAATACTGTATGGGCTGGTGATGTGACTTATCTTAGAACTCATCAAGGCTGGATGTACCTTGCTATTGTCATGGATTTACACTCAAGACGGATCGTTGGTTGGGCGTTATCAAGTCGAATGACAGTAGGTTTAGTTGAACGTGCGCTGCAAATGGCGATCACGCTTCGTAAACCTAAAAAAGGTTTACTTTTCCACAGTGATCGAGGCTCACAATACACCAGTAAGTCATTTCAAAATTTATTACAGGCACATGGGATCACATCATCAATGAGTAGTGTTGGTGCTTGTTTAGATAATGCGGTTGTAGAGCGTTTTTTCGGTAGCTTAAAAAATGAATGGTTGCTTAATATTGTGCACTTAACACGTGAAGCGATGAAAGAAGATGTGGTTGAATACATCCGATATTATAACCACGAAAGACTGCATACTACGCTTGGTGATCTAACACCAATCGACTATGAAAAATCACAAAGTAAGGTGTCCGGTTGA
- the kdgK gene encoding 2-dehydro-3-deoxygluconokinase → MQANCIAIIGECMVELQKTGDATYKQSFGGDTLNTALYLSRLTHSHQLTTSYVTGLGKDPFSVAMLDSWQQENINTDFVHISDTKLPGLYSISTTPDGERTFQYWRNDAAARYWLLEKTTDAVIGSLSQNQLIYLSGVSLAILPAEALDKLFTILTACKAKGCKVAFDNNYRPALWETKTQAQQAYRTMLKLTDIAFLTYDDEQMLYGDISEQQTIERSQALGVSEIVIKRGAQACFVITVDQCIEVAPKPVSGIIDTTAAGDSFSAGYLAKRLLGGTIEQSAQMGHTLAGTVICFPGAIIPSDKMPALN, encoded by the coding sequence ATGCAAGCGAATTGTATTGCCATCATTGGTGAATGTATGGTCGAGTTACAAAAAACAGGTGATGCGACCTATAAGCAAAGCTTTGGCGGCGACACACTAAATACTGCATTGTACCTTTCACGGTTAACCCACTCGCATCAATTAACTACTTCGTATGTTACGGGGTTAGGTAAAGATCCATTCAGTGTTGCGATGTTAGACTCATGGCAACAAGAAAATATCAATACCGATTTTGTCCATATTTCGGACACTAAACTGCCAGGGCTGTATTCAATTTCAACCACACCAGATGGTGAGCGCACGTTCCAATACTGGCGTAATGATGCCGCAGCGCGTTACTGGTTACTGGAAAAAACAACTGATGCTGTCATCGGCTCATTAAGTCAAAATCAACTGATTTACTTAAGTGGTGTTAGTCTGGCAATTTTACCGGCTGAAGCCTTAGATAAACTTTTTACTATTTTAACTGCATGTAAAGCCAAAGGTTGCAAAGTTGCCTTTGATAACAACTATCGTCCGGCTTTATGGGAAACAAAAACACAAGCACAGCAGGCTTACCGCACTATGCTGAAATTAACCGATATTGCTTTTCTCACTTATGATGATGAACAAATGCTATATGGTGATATTTCTGAACAACAAACGATTGAACGTAGCCAAGCCTTAGGTGTGAGCGAAATTGTGATCAAGCGTGGCGCACAAGCTTGCTTTGTAATAACCGTCGATCAATGTATTGAGGTCGCACCGAAGCCGGTAAGTGGCATTATTGATACGACCGCCGCCGGTGATTCATTTAGCGCAGGTTATTTAGCCAAACGCTTACTCGGTGGCACGATAGAACAATCGGCACAAATGGGACACACATTAGCGGGCACGGTTATCTGCTTTCCGGGGGCCATTATTCCAAGCGATAAAATGCCAGCACTTAACTAA
- a CDS encoding YgjV family protein, which produces MQYLLDLPFAQWLGFLSFALGISTFYQKDDRKLKLVMLIFQLNNVLHFYLLGSDISAISTFLSFLRTGTAIHTSSKIASAFFIVVSAVLGLWMANGALDLLPILGSILGTIAIFHLKGIQMRIAFIIGTICWLANNIFIGSIGGSLLEATLLTVNLFTIMRLYRNEKKIEFDN; this is translated from the coding sequence ATGCAATATCTATTGGATTTACCTTTCGCTCAATGGCTTGGTTTTCTTAGCTTTGCTTTAGGGATTTCTACCTTTTATCAAAAAGACGATCGAAAACTCAAGCTCGTTATGCTTATTTTCCAACTCAATAACGTATTGCATTTTTACCTTCTCGGCTCTGATATTTCAGCTATCAGCACATTTCTTTCATTCTTGCGTACCGGTACGGCAATACATACCTCATCCAAAATTGCTTCAGCTTTTTTTATCGTCGTCAGTGCCGTACTAGGCTTATGGATGGCAAATGGCGCACTCGATCTACTGCCTATTCTCGGTTCAATATTAGGTACGATTGCTATTTTCCATTTAAAAGGAATCCAAATGCGGATCGCCTTCATCATTGGGACGATATGCTGGCTTGCCAATAATATCTTTATTGGTTCTATTGGTGGTTCATTGCTAGAAGCGACTTTACTTACCGTTAATTTGTTCACCATCATGCGACTATATCGTAATGAGAAGAAAATTGAATTCGATAATTAA
- a CDS encoding RpiB/LacA/LacB family sugar-phosphate isomerase gives MKIALMMENSQAGKNATILNELTSVVEPLGHTVANVGMSDENDHHLTYIHLGIQASLLLNSQAVDFVVSGCGTGQGAMMSLNLHPGVACGYCLDPSDAFLFNQINNGNALALAFAKGFGWAAELNARYIFEKAFNGPRGEGYPVERKAPQVQNAGILSQVKAAINKDSYLDSLRAIDSELVKTAVTGERFQQCFFDNCQNDEIKAFVREILA, from the coding sequence ATGAAAATCGCACTAATGATGGAAAATAGCCAAGCTGGCAAAAACGCAACTATCCTAAATGAATTGACTAGCGTTGTTGAGCCACTAGGCCACACCGTTGCTAACGTGGGTATGAGCGATGAAAATGATCATCATCTAACTTATATCCACCTTGGTATTCAAGCTAGTTTACTACTTAATTCTCAAGCAGTAGATTTTGTGGTTTCTGGTTGCGGCACAGGCCAAGGCGCAATGATGTCATTAAACCTACATCCTGGAGTAGCATGTGGCTACTGTCTTGATCCATCCGATGCTTTTTTATTCAACCAAATCAACAATGGTAATGCGCTAGCTCTTGCGTTTGCAAAAGGCTTTGGCTGGGCTGCAGAATTGAACGCTCGTTACATCTTCGAAAAAGCATTCAACGGCCCACGCGGTGAAGGTTACCCAGTAGAGCGTAAAGCTCCACAAGTGCAAAATGCCGGAATTCTTAGTCAAGTGAAAGCAGCAATCAACAAAGACAGCTACTTAGATTCGCTACGTGCTATCGATTCAGAATTAGTGAAAACAGCCGTGACTGGCGAGCGTTTCCAACAGTGTTTCTTTGATAACTGCCAAAATGATGAAATCAAAGCGTTTGTACGTGAAATCCTAGCTTAA
- a CDS encoding polysaccharide lyase family 7 protein: MDIVMNLNSSLRFCHFFSLTLLLIGCNASGDASNSSNSGSDAKNDLPIFRSIDLGDWALGIPIDEDNNGRSDTIQPYDLVDGYTLSPYFEHSNDKGITFLSFVSGPKTSTNTTYTRSELREMLRRNNTKISTQGVNKNNWVFSSTPQSEQDKAGGVDGTLEATLAVNHVTVTGDSNQIGRVVIGQIHATKNEPVRIYYRKLKNNTKGAIYLAHEPASGFGDDQWYELIGQRSSSAKDPEDGIALNEKFGYKIQAEKNNLTVTIIRPGKPDVSKTIDITNSGYDQAGQYMYFKAGVYNLNKSGDSNDFAQATFYSITNKHQGYEH, encoded by the coding sequence ATGGATATTGTTATGAACTTAAATTCAAGCCTAAGGTTTTGCCACTTTTTCAGTTTGACTTTATTGCTGATAGGCTGTAATGCAAGTGGTGACGCTTCAAATAGCAGCAATAGTGGTAGCGATGCTAAAAATGATCTACCAATTTTCAGGTCTATAGACTTAGGTGACTGGGCCTTAGGGATTCCGATAGATGAAGATAATAATGGCCGTTCAGATACTATTCAGCCCTATGATTTAGTCGATGGTTATACTTTATCCCCCTACTTTGAACACTCTAACGATAAAGGAATCACCTTTCTTAGTTTTGTAAGCGGACCTAAAACATCAACAAATACAACTTATACCCGATCTGAGTTAAGAGAAATGTTACGCCGAAACAACACCAAAATCAGCACTCAAGGTGTCAATAAAAATAATTGGGTTTTCAGCTCAACGCCACAATCTGAACAGGATAAAGCAGGGGGCGTTGATGGTACTCTCGAAGCAACATTAGCAGTTAACCATGTCACCGTTACAGGCGATAGTAACCAAATAGGTCGTGTGGTTATTGGACAGATCCATGCCACAAAAAATGAACCCGTCAGAATTTATTACCGTAAATTAAAAAATAATACAAAAGGAGCTATTTACCTAGCTCACGAACCAGCTTCTGGCTTTGGTGATGACCAGTGGTATGAGCTTATAGGTCAACGGAGCAGTTCAGCCAAAGACCCTGAAGACGGCATCGCCTTGAATGAAAAGTTTGGTTATAAAATTCAAGCAGAAAAAAATAATTTAACTGTCACTATAATTCGGCCCGGTAAACCTGATGTTTCCAAAACTATCGATATAACCAATAGCGGTTACGATCAAGCGGGTCAATATATGTACTTTAAAGCGGGGGTCTATAACTTAAATAAAAGTGGTGATAGTAATGATTTTGCTCAAGCTACTTTTTACTCAATAACGAATAAACATCAAGGATATGAACACTAA
- a CDS encoding exonuclease domain-containing protein, producing the protein MLKAIKTHFHPLTKIEKQRQSIQVPEMVSPELKQLLATPLLPPETLLKEVEFLVLDFETTGLNFEQDSLLSVGNIQMKQNQIDMGTAAHCYVDDNQAIKAESAIINHITPQMLIEGDRLDEAMNRLFSKMVGKVVMAHGAVIERGFIQSYLQKKYGLETFPVIWLDTLKVEKHLTFHQNTTALELQLNDVRNRYGLPVYNAHNALVDAISTAELYLAQKSRIFGQSAQATTLGEMCNRMTCFK; encoded by the coding sequence ATGTTAAAAGCGATAAAAACGCATTTTCACCCTCTAACTAAGATTGAAAAGCAAAGGCAAAGCATTCAGGTTCCAGAGATGGTTTCTCCAGAATTAAAGCAGCTATTAGCAACACCATTATTGCCCCCCGAGACGCTGTTGAAAGAGGTGGAATTTCTGGTATTGGACTTTGAAACCACTGGACTTAACTTTGAGCAAGATAGCTTATTGAGTGTGGGTAATATTCAAATGAAGCAAAACCAGATTGATATGGGTACCGCGGCACATTGTTATGTGGATGATAATCAGGCGATAAAAGCAGAAAGCGCCATCATCAATCACATCACTCCACAAATGCTTATTGAGGGGGATAGGCTTGATGAAGCAATGAATCGTTTATTTAGTAAAATGGTTGGTAAAGTCGTTATGGCTCATGGTGCGGTTATTGAACGGGGGTTTATCCAAAGCTACTTACAAAAAAAATATGGCTTAGAAACCTTTCCCGTTATTTGGCTTGATACGTTGAAAGTAGAAAAGCATTTAACATTTCATCAAAATACTACTGCATTAGAGCTTCAACTCAATGATGTACGTAACCGTTATGGCTTGCCTGTATATAATGCACATAATGCTTTAGTCGACGCAATTTCGACCGCCGAATTGTACTTAGCGCAAAAAAGTAGAATCTTTGGTCAGAGTGCTCAGGCTACCACATTAGGTGAGATGTGTAATCGAATGACATGCTTTAAATAG